The sequence TCCGAAGGCATTTTTTACGGTGCTTTAGATAAAATCCACGAAAAAATTTCCAAGGATCCGCTCGAAGTTTTTAACCAAGCAATGGAAAATGTGCGCCCACTTGTGGAAGTACGTTCTCGTCGCGTGGGTGGTGCAACTTATCAAATCCCAATGGAAGTACGTCCCGTGCGCGGCGACGCTTTAGCAGTGCGTTGGTTAATTCAAAATGCGCGCGACCGTGGTGAAAAAACGATGTTAGATCGCCTTGCGGCAGAATTTTTAGATGCTGCTTCAAACCGTGGCGGATCGGTGAAGAAACGTGAAGATACACACAAGATGGCTGAAGCGAACCGTGCGTTTGCTCACTATCGTTGGTAATTTTTTGCGATAGATTAATAGATTTTTAAGTTTTTAGTGAGGTAAGCGTGAGTTCTCAAATTCCTCTTTCGAGGGTTCGTAATATCGGAATCATGGCGCATATTGACGCTGGTAAGACTACTACCACGGAGCGCATCCTTTATTACACTGGTGTAAATTATAAAATCGGTGAAGTGCATGAAGGCGCTGCGACCATGGACTACATGGAGCAAGAGCAAGAGCGTGGAATTACCATTACCTCTGCTGCGACAACCTGTTCCTGGAAAGGTTCAGACAGCGACATGCCGCAACATCGCATCAATATTATCGATACACCTGGGCACGTAGATTTTACAATTGAAGTTGAACGGTCACTGCGTGTACTCGACGGCGCTGTCGCCGTATTTGACGCGGTCTCTGGCGTGCAGCCACAAACAGAAACTGTTTGGCGCCAAGCTAATAAATATAAAGTTCCACGAATTTGTTTTATTAACAAAATGGACCGTGCTGGCGCAGATTTCGATAAATGTATCAGCATGATTCGCGACCGTTTAAAGTGCCGACCAATTGCATTGCAACTCCCAATCGGTGCTGAAGATCAATTTAAGGGCATCGTCGACTTAGTTGCTAATCGCGCAATCCTTTATAAGGATGAAGCGCTTGGTGCTGAATATGAGTACGCTGAAATCCCTGAGGACATGAAAGCTGAAGTGCAAGCCGCGCGCACTGCTCTAATTGAAGCTGTTGCTGAGACAGATGATAAGTTAATGGAGAAGTATTTTGCCGGTGAAGAGCTTTCACAGACAGAAATGATTGCAGCGATCCGTAAGGCGACATTAAAGTTTGAAATCGTTCCAATCATTTGCGGAACTGCGTTCAAGAATAAAGGCGTTCAACCACTCTTAGATTGTGTTGTGCATTATATGCCATCACCTGAAGATCTGCCTCCAGTTGAAGGAGTTGATCCCGATCATAAGGAAAAAGTCTTAACCCGTGCGCCTAAGGACGATGAGCCATTTTCTGCAATTGCATTTAAGATTATCAACGACCCGCATGGGACGCTTTCTTTTATTCGAGTCTATTCGGGAAAACTTGAATCTGGTTCAACAGTGCTAAATGCCCGCACTGGCAAACGCGAACGCATTGGACGCCTTGTGAAAATGCATGCCAATAAGCGCGAAGAAATTAATATTGTCCAGACCGGAGATATTGGTGCGGCGATTGGTTTAAGAGAAGT comes from bacterium and encodes:
- the rpsG gene encoding 30S ribosomal protein S7; the encoded protein is MSRKKRDFSRKVLPDPKFGMELVTKFINTMMWHGKRSVSEGIFYGALDKIHEKISKDPLEVFNQAMENVRPLVEVRSRRVGGATYQIPMEVRPVRGDALAVRWLIQNARDRGEKTMLDRLAAEFLDAASNRGGSVKKREDTHKMAEANRAFAHYRW
- the fusA gene encoding elongation factor G, encoding MSSQIPLSRVRNIGIMAHIDAGKTTTTERILYYTGVNYKIGEVHEGAATMDYMEQEQERGITITSAATTCSWKGSDSDMPQHRINIIDTPGHVDFTIEVERSLRVLDGAVAVFDAVSGVQPQTETVWRQANKYKVPRICFINKMDRAGADFDKCISMIRDRLKCRPIALQLPIGAEDQFKGIVDLVANRAILYKDEALGAEYEYAEIPEDMKAEVQAARTALIEAVAETDDKLMEKYFAGEELSQTEMIAAIRKATLKFEIVPIICGTAFKNKGVQPLLDCVVHYMPSPEDLPPVEGVDPDHKEKVLTRAPKDDEPFSAIAFKIINDPHGTLSFIRVYSGKLESGSTVLNARTGKRERIGRLVKMHANKREEINIVQTGDIGAAIGLREVITGDTLCDQDKAILLEQMEFPEPVISVAIEPKTKADQEKLGVALQKLAAEDPSFRVSTDQESGQTIISGMGELHLEIIVDRMMREHKVAANVGKPQVAYRETVTGSVEENYKYARQSGGRGQYAHVVFNLRPGKTTSGFIFSNLIKGGAIPKEFIPAIEKGMTEALAGGVLAGYPMIDVEVDLIDGTYHDVDSSDMAFKICGSIAIKEAARRAGMQLLEPIMKLEVVTPDDFLSNIVGDINRRRGKIMGMNAQAGAQVVDAEVPLAEMFGYATDLRSQSQGRAVFTMHFSHYFPVPAQVAEAVVGSANAQKK